Proteins from a single region of Undibacterium sp. KW1:
- a CDS encoding PH domain-containing protein has protein sequence MNEQYNEESMPCPVCRETIKVGALKCRFCNSNLKTAAVDQEAETEHVLYSGHPAVIYSAWQWLAVICTLGIAFIYYWMESISVTYQITTQRIKIEHGVLSKLMESVELFTIEHFDVYKPLGMRLAGYSSIRLRSSDASSPVISIYGIDDLEKLADQLRECSLRERSRRKITSIIQT, from the coding sequence ATGAACGAGCAATACAATGAAGAGAGCATGCCATGCCCGGTATGCCGCGAAACCATTAAAGTTGGCGCCTTAAAATGCCGCTTCTGCAATTCCAATCTGAAAACGGCTGCGGTCGATCAAGAGGCAGAGACAGAACATGTTCTGTATTCAGGACACCCTGCGGTCATCTATAGCGCCTGGCAATGGCTGGCCGTGATCTGCACTCTCGGCATTGCCTTTATTTATTACTGGATGGAGAGTATCTCTGTCACTTACCAGATCACCACCCAGCGCATCAAGATAGAGCACGGCGTATTGTCCAAATTAATGGAAAGCGTGGAACTGTTCACGATAGAACATTTTGATGTCTACAAGCCCCTGGGCATGCGCCTGGCGGGTTATAGCAGTATCAGGCTCAGGTCATCCGATGCCAGCTCGCCGGTCATCAGCATCTATGGCATTGATGACCTGGAAAAACTGGCCGACCAGTTGCGTGAATGCTCCCTGCGCGAACGCAGCAGGCGCAAAATCACTTCGATTATCCAGACCTGA
- a CDS encoding thiol:disulfide interchange protein DsbA/DsbL gives MQNKTMWKMFLKISGIFLISGLMFACTDTGKSKELMQAAMAAQPEDKKILEFFMYTCPHCRAVEPSVNSWQAKQSVLFQQGIYAFEQIPAVFSANWRNDSKVGEREAAIFYTLRRMGLEHQLRAKLFIAIQDKSLNAGDPDSIRSFLQKEAVPVAEFVTTIKSAEIKADVNRAEMLTRQYGVYSVPVFILFNRALILPQEYADNQAVEAALLSQVKEFYTKNAGKPSAF, from the coding sequence ATGCAAAACAAGACTATGTGGAAGATGTTTCTTAAGATTTCTGGAATTTTTCTGATTTCCGGCCTGATGTTTGCCTGTACAGACACTGGTAAATCCAAGGAATTGATGCAGGCAGCCATGGCAGCCCAGCCCGAAGACAAGAAGATTCTTGAGTTCTTCATGTACACCTGCCCGCACTGCCGTGCTGTTGAGCCCAGCGTTAATAGCTGGCAGGCCAAGCAATCTGTGTTGTTTCAACAAGGCATTTATGCGTTCGAGCAGATACCGGCAGTTTTTTCTGCCAACTGGCGTAATGACAGCAAGGTGGGTGAAAGAGAGGCGGCGATCTTTTACACACTGCGCAGAATGGGGCTGGAGCATCAATTGCGTGCCAAACTGTTTATCGCCATCCAGGACAAAAGCCTGAATGCGGGTGATCCTGACTCTATCCGCAGTTTTTTGCAAAAAGAGGCTGTACCGGTGGCTGAATTCGTCACTACCATCAAGAGTGCTGAAATAAAGGCAGACGTGAACCGTGCCGAAATGCTGACCAGGCAATATGGGGTTTACTCGGTGCCTGTGTTCATCCTGTTCAATCGCGCGCTGATCCTGCCGCAAGAGTATGCCGACAACCAGGCGGTCGAAGCCGCCTTGCTGAGTCAGGTGAAAGAGTTTTATACTAAGAATGCCGGCAAGCCATCGGCATTTTGA
- the icmT gene encoding IcmT/TraK family protein: MANNIDDGTAKVIWRDSARELRFLGINYVAVFPLVFWLLHANMFTFVVAVTVIVALTILERFKYSPMVVFRLVRCFIGGKVRYAKNWNEMKRYRS; the protein is encoded by the coding sequence ATGGCAAATAATATAGATGACGGCACCGCGAAAGTAATCTGGCGTGACTCTGCCAGGGAGTTGCGTTTCCTGGGTATTAACTATGTTGCAGTGTTCCCATTGGTGTTCTGGTTATTGCACGCCAATATGTTCACCTTTGTAGTGGCTGTTACCGTGATTGTGGCATTGACGATACTGGAACGTTTCAAGTATTCACCAATGGTGGTGTTTCGCCTGGTGCGTTGCTTTATCGGTGGCAAGGTCCGTTATGCAAAAAACTGGAATGAAATGAAGCGTTACCGTAGTTAG
- a CDS encoding type IV pilus twitching motility protein PilT codes for MSALVQPIALAPKPAKNQDVNFDREAVEARYAFKDVPNTFEQNSFRRLLQHCLDIGVSDIYLKTGDPVKVRVGKPIFKLTKRSLETSELNTIVTEVYGTNGPSKLGSGEAIDYAYELKLEGQRGVSVRFRMNATGCLSPSGPGVEIVMRPLQENPPEISTMKLPPELMEQLFPEIGLVLVTGETGSGKTTLLAAVIRYILEQPESNKRILTGEDPIEFVFDKCKRYSSMVAQHEIGRHLKSFSEFIRNAVRRDPNILMVGEMRDHETINAGIMAAQVGKAVYSTLHTNSVGQTWKRMVNVFPHEERVSKMVDLIDTTKVILTQRLVASTEKNDDGNFKRIALREYLVFDDEVKTRLIEQVGADVNMLPFLTHSIVKERKQLLVDEARRYYREGMISEIEYKKYEVSASQAERMLGSD; via the coding sequence ATGTCCGCGCTTGTACAGCCCATTGCACTTGCTCCCAAGCCAGCAAAAAACCAGGATGTCAATTTCGATCGCGAAGCGGTCGAAGCACGTTATGCATTCAAGGATGTGCCCAATACCTTTGAGCAAAACTCTTTTCGCAGATTACTGCAGCATTGCCTGGACATAGGTGTATCTGATATTTATCTTAAGACGGGTGACCCGGTCAAGGTCAGGGTAGGCAAGCCCATCTTCAAACTCACCAAGCGCAGCCTGGAAACCAGTGAACTCAATACCATCGTCACTGAGGTCTATGGTACCAATGGTCCATCCAAACTCGGTAGCGGTGAAGCGATTGACTATGCCTATGAATTAAAACTGGAAGGGCAGCGTGGCGTATCCGTACGCTTTCGTATGAATGCCACCGGTTGCCTCTCGCCTTCAGGGCCGGGTGTAGAAATCGTCATGCGTCCTTTGCAGGAAAACCCGCCAGAAATTTCTACCATGAAGTTGCCTCCTGAACTGATGGAGCAACTGTTCCCTGAAATTGGCCTGGTGCTGGTAACGGGAGAAACCGGTTCAGGCAAGACTACCTTACTGGCGGCGGTCATCCGCTACATCCTGGAACAGCCGGAGTCGAACAAACGCATATTGACGGGTGAAGATCCTATTGAATTTGTCTTCGATAAATGCAAACGCTATTCATCAATGGTGGCCCAGCACGAGATAGGCCGCCACCTGAAATCATTTTCAGAATTTATCCGTAATGCAGTGCGCCGTGATCCGAACATCCTCATGGTCGGTGAAATGCGCGATCATGAAACCATCAATGCCGGGATTATGGCGGCGCAGGTGGGCAAGGCGGTGTATTCCACCCTGCATACCAACTCGGTAGGACAGACCTGGAAGCGCATGGTGAATGTGTTCCCGCATGAAGAGCGGGTATCCAAGATGGTCGATCTGATCGATACCACCAAGGTGATCCTGACTCAGCGCCTGGTTGCTTCGACAGAAAAAAATGATGACGGTAATTTCAAACGTATCGCCTTGCGTGAGTATCTTGTGTTTGATGATGAGGTCAAGACTCGTCTGATAGAGCAGGTAGGCGCTGATGTGAACATGTTGCCCTTCCTGACGCACTCTATCGTCAAGGAAAGAAAGCAGCTACTGGTAGATGAGGCCAGGCGTTACTACCGTGAAGGCATGATTTCCGAGATTGAATACAAAAAATATGAAGTCAGTGCCAGCCAGGCAGAACGCATGCTGGGCAGTGACTGA
- a CDS encoding type IV secretory system conjugative DNA transfer family protein: MFKLSQIAVVSLLALCGASAFAYDSKGEPVTVNLNAGNTVRESAAPTLDDFSADNIAKAKRSEDDPFKGSDIRDLRVAAVREAAYGLGIRNGLVARSILIKEFLYRHRSEMDRIFNFAPLMLDCGKEEKNRYSQKLIAERPNENCVMQPPVILGAKNLLSDKDGQGDVLRYSKASFRIKKQARLITTIPIWENYLVFDAGTPGNDVHPSLFPKSDEEKRVWNLALAEGWDKGVDQANAIYRQNLAMLNEDFSGMQRYQYLLLQNLVTKPFVSRNRLGVTGNGKTGISIDDITLTITERPEFNLNSNDWMLFPSF, from the coding sequence ATGTTCAAATTAAGTCAAATTGCTGTTGTATCCTTGCTTGCACTATGTGGCGCCTCTGCCTTTGCCTACGATAGCAAAGGTGAGCCCGTCACTGTGAATCTGAATGCCGGCAACACGGTCAGAGAATCTGCCGCGCCGACACTGGATGATTTTTCTGCAGACAATATTGCCAAGGCCAAGCGCAGTGAAGATGATCCGTTCAAGGGTAGTGATATCCGCGACCTGCGTGTAGCTGCCGTGCGTGAAGCTGCCTATGGCCTGGGCATACGCAATGGCCTGGTTGCCAGGTCTATTCTGATCAAGGAATTTTTGTACCGCCACCGTTCAGAGATGGACCGGATATTCAACTTTGCACCATTGATGCTCGATTGCGGCAAGGAAGAAAAAAACCGTTACTCGCAAAAACTGATTGCTGAACGTCCTAACGAAAATTGCGTCATGCAACCACCTGTCATACTGGGTGCAAAAAACCTGTTGAGCGACAAAGATGGTCAGGGTGATGTGTTGCGTTATTCCAAGGCCAGCTTCCGCATCAAAAAGCAGGCACGCCTGATCACCACCATTCCTATCTGGGAAAATTATCTGGTGTTTGATGCCGGTACGCCAGGCAATGATGTGCACCCCAGCCTGTTCCCTAAAAGTGATGAAGAAAAGCGGGTTTGGAACCTGGCACTGGCAGAGGGCTGGGACAAGGGTGTCGATCAGGCAAATGCGATTTACCGGCAAAATCTGGCGATGCTGAATGAAGATTTTTCCGGCATGCAGCGCTATCAGTATCTGTTGTTGCAAAACCTGGTGACCAAGCCCTTTGTCTCGCGCAATCGCCTTGGTGTCACTGGCAATGGCAAGACCGGCATATCGATTGATGATATTACGCTGACGATTACCGAGCGCCCTGAATTCAATTTGAATTCTAACGACTGGATGCTGTTCCCCAGCTTTTGA
- a CDS encoding DotD/TraH family lipoprotein (Members of this family include DotD of type IVB secretion systems and TraH of plasmid conjugative plasmid systems, both lipoproteins.) encodes MNQIKFAVSLLVVSATLAGCQTRNPKVAEDQKSRLSETVTLQQQLLSTADAIERNSQLLAEASNTRVAVEKAQLSPAQQVKMDKAANTKEPYGMTAKISFVWEAGPIQEVARQMAIRSGYEYMQPEGSVPAIPVMVKINAREQSIASILRDAGLQAGSRADIVVDEARRKVLVRFFD; translated from the coding sequence ATGAACCAGATCAAATTTGCTGTTAGCTTGTTAGTTGTTTCTGCAACCCTGGCTGGCTGCCAGACGAGAAATCCCAAGGTGGCAGAAGACCAGAAATCGCGTTTGTCAGAGACAGTGACTTTGCAGCAGCAATTGTTATCAACTGCCGATGCGATAGAGCGCAATTCGCAATTGCTCGCAGAAGCGAGCAATACCCGCGTCGCAGTTGAAAAAGCCCAGCTCTCGCCCGCGCAGCAGGTGAAGATGGATAAGGCGGCCAATACCAAAGAACCCTATGGCATGACGGCAAAAATCAGCTTTGTCTGGGAGGCCGGGCCGATACAGGAAGTGGCACGTCAGATGGCAATACGTTCTGGCTATGAATACATGCAGCCTGAAGGCAGCGTCCCCGCCATACCTGTCATGGTGAAGATCAATGCCAGGGAACAATCCATCGCTTCCATCTTGCGCGATGCCGGTTTGCAGGCAGGTTCACGTGCAGATATCGTGGTCGATGAAGCAAGAAGAAAAGTGCTGGTTCGCTTCTTTGACTAA
- a CDS encoding type IV secretion protein IcmB, with protein MSVVNSVLEGVDEFVYWAGSMFRSSASVYCELETTDDESTLVAKDGSLISFIRVDGARFLVGVEEFASIHRSLMQGIEAFFGNPGHHMQIVFGCDKDFVVRDITYALDGSRETARNLQMDVQDMFDAKVAHMSQYTSHEECYLVLWTHGSSMTKAESASANKEKVQFNKDHNVPVMKHSQYLFAAIRELRDRHSSFKRSVKLELETAGLDCEILDAHSALRVARMSYDADYTDELWRPRLLGDKLSPRAFENPHPRDISDILYPRIEHQIMPRDAEELNGKWLRIGDRIIAPVHVYLFPKDINTFQRLFARIREADLPWRYSMMMEGGGVRGFGMKSMIAALISFASANNKLANNAVQALQNYQDMEGGTVVKVSMSFATWAPVGEEKLLRSREQRLARAIEGWGGIEVFDKSGDPFEGVASTLVGFSTKNMGTPAIAPLPDIVYMMPLQRPASSWKEGAVLFRSPDGKLWPYQPGSSKQTTWIDIIFAKPGSGKSVLSNMLNWAICVMPGLKRLPRISVIDIGPSSSGLISLVKDALPPNLKHLANYFRLRMTPEYAVNPFDTQLGYHYPIPQERAFLVNLLTLLTMPMGKTEPYDGMPDICGMVVDEAYRLYSPEKSPKRYSEHQDEKVDAAVRSLGLHTDEITTWWDITDELFRHGMVHEAILAQRFAVPNMNDLTSVVQDQSFRDVYTKPKTATSETIVDAFSRMIQSVLREYPVLTSTTRFDIGDTRIVAIDLDEVAKSGGAAADRRTGIMYMLGQFIGTRNFFFNEENLQECRPLYKAYHKSRVDEIKEDPKRVVFDEFHRTENSPVVRDQVLVYMREGRKWGVQVCLLSQSMNDFDKEMVEFATSIFVLDGGDAAQVKEIGDRFGLSKTARHALESGRVHPPRSGGSTFLAIFSTKKHRNEQLLTNTVGPMELWAFSTTRKDTILRDRLYRAIGSSKARRVLAENFPDGSAMDEIERRELARKSATGMIGEDDDTNIIEAMAEELLTYSHKKDHEEKKRAAALV; from the coding sequence ATGTCGGTTGTAAATTCTGTTCTTGAAGGTGTTGATGAATTCGTCTATTGGGCAGGCTCCATGTTCAGGAGCTCTGCTTCTGTTTATTGTGAACTGGAAACTACAGACGATGAAAGCACCTTGGTCGCCAAAGACGGCTCCCTGATCAGTTTTATACGGGTCGATGGCGCAAGGTTTCTGGTTGGCGTGGAAGAATTTGCTTCCATTCACCGCTCGCTGATGCAGGGGATAGAAGCTTTCTTCGGTAATCCAGGCCACCATATGCAAATCGTCTTTGGCTGTGACAAAGATTTTGTGGTGCGCGACATCACTTATGCCCTTGATGGTTCCAGGGAAACAGCCAGGAACCTGCAAATGGATGTGCAGGACATGTTCGATGCCAAAGTGGCGCACATGTCGCAATATACCTCGCATGAAGAATGCTACCTTGTGCTGTGGACTCATGGATCATCCATGACCAAGGCCGAATCCGCTTCAGCGAACAAAGAAAAAGTCCAGTTCAACAAAGACCATAATGTGCCCGTCATGAAGCACAGCCAGTACCTGTTCGCCGCGATCCGTGAACTGCGCGACAGACACAGTTCTTTCAAGCGTTCAGTCAAGCTGGAATTGGAGACAGCCGGTCTGGATTGTGAAATCCTTGATGCGCATAGTGCCTTGCGTGTGGCACGCATGTCTTACGACGCTGATTACACCGACGAATTGTGGAGGCCAAGGTTGCTGGGTGACAAGCTGTCTCCGCGTGCTTTTGAAAATCCACATCCGCGCGATATTTCAGACATCCTGTATCCGCGCATAGAACACCAGATCATGCCGCGTGATGCAGAAGAATTGAATGGCAAGTGGTTGCGCATAGGTGACCGCATCATTGCGCCTGTGCATGTCTATCTCTTCCCCAAAGACATCAATACCTTCCAGAGATTGTTTGCCCGCATCAGGGAGGCGGACCTGCCATGGCGTTATTCGATGATGATGGAAGGTGGCGGCGTACGCGGATTTGGTATGAAATCCATGATAGCGGCGCTGATCTCCTTTGCTTCAGCAAACAACAAACTGGCCAATAATGCGGTGCAGGCCTTGCAGAATTATCAGGACATGGAAGGCGGCACTGTCGTCAAAGTGTCGATGTCGTTTGCCACCTGGGCACCAGTCGGTGAAGAAAAACTCTTGCGCAGCCGTGAACAAAGACTGGCGCGCGCCATCGAAGGCTGGGGCGGCATAGAAGTGTTCGACAAGAGTGGCGACCCGTTCGAGGGCGTTGCCTCCACTCTGGTCGGCTTCTCGACCAAGAATATGGGTACGCCTGCAATAGCTCCATTGCCGGACATCGTCTATATGATGCCACTGCAGCGTCCGGCATCGTCGTGGAAAGAAGGCGCAGTATTATTCCGCTCCCCGGATGGCAAGCTGTGGCCTTATCAGCCTGGCTCCAGCAAGCAAACGACCTGGATTGATATTATTTTCGCGAAGCCAGGTTCGGGGAAGTCTGTACTGTCGAACATGTTGAACTGGGCAATTTGCGTGATGCCTGGCCTCAAGCGCCTGCCACGCATTTCCGTGATTGATATCGGCCCTTCATCAAGCGGTCTGATTTCCCTGGTCAAGGATGCCCTGCCACCGAATCTCAAGCATCTGGCCAATTATTTCCGCCTGCGCATGACGCCGGAATATGCCGTCAATCCCTTTGATACACAGCTTGGCTATCACTACCCGATACCGCAAGAGCGCGCATTCCTGGTGAACTTGCTGACCCTGTTGACCATGCCCATGGGTAAGACCGAGCCCTACGATGGTATGCCGGATATTTGCGGCATGGTGGTCGATGAAGCTTACCGCCTTTATTCGCCAGAGAAAAGCCCCAAACGTTACTCTGAGCATCAGGATGAAAAAGTCGATGCAGCCGTCAGGTCGCTGGGCTTGCACACTGACGAAATTACTACATGGTGGGACATCACCGACGAATTGTTCAGGCACGGCATGGTGCATGAAGCCATCCTGGCCCAGCGCTTTGCCGTCCCCAATATGAATGACCTGACATCGGTTGTGCAGGATCAGTCTTTCAGGGACGTGTATACCAAACCAAAGACGGCGACTTCCGAAACCATCGTCGATGCGTTTTCGCGCATGATACAGTCAGTCTTGCGTGAGTATCCGGTACTGACATCAACTACCAGGTTCGATATTGGTGACACCCGCATTGTCGCGATTGATCTGGATGAAGTGGCTAAATCAGGTGGCGCTGCTGCCGACCGCCGTACCGGTATCATGTATATGCTGGGCCAGTTTATAGGTACCCGCAACTTCTTCTTCAATGAAGAGAATTTGCAGGAATGCCGTCCTCTGTACAAGGCTTACCACAAGAGCCGCGTCGATGAAATCAAGGAAGATCCTAAACGGGTTGTCTTCGATGAATTCCACAGGACAGAAAATTCACCGGTGGTGCGTGACCAGGTGTTGGTATATATGCGTGAAGGTCGTAAGTGGGGCGTGCAGGTTTGCCTGCTGTCGCAATCCATGAATGACTTTGATAAAGAGATGGTGGAGTTTGCGACGTCCATCTTTGTACTGGATGGTGGTGATGCCGCCCAGGTCAAGGAAATTGGTGACCGTTTTGGTTTGTCAAAAACCGCCCGTCATGCGCTGGAGTCTGGCCGCGTTCACCCGCCGCGTTCTGGTGGTTCGACTTTCCTGGCAATTTTCTCGACCAAGAAACACAGGAACGAGCAATTGCTGACCAACACTGTCGGCCCCATGGAATTATGGGCATTCTCAACCACGCGCAAGGACACCATCCTCAGGGACAGGCTCTACCGTGCTATCGGGTCTTCCAAGGCCAGAAGGGTATTGGCAGAGAACTTCCCTGACGGTTCAGCCATGGATGAGATAGAACGCCGGGAGCTCGCCAGAAAATCCGCTACCGGCATGATAGGTGAAGATGACGACACCAATATCATTGAAGCCATGGCTGAGGAACTGCTGACGTATTCCCATAAAAAAGACCATGAAGAGAAAAAGCGGGCAGCAGCACTGGTATAG
- a CDS encoding type IV secretion protein IcmD yields MKKLNKSIKGKLGMALGVAAGVAVALVPELAFAQAGTSIGDVAMNASKSINGVQVMIQGACYMAGVALAGGSMFKFKAHKDNPQQTPLSTPIVMLAVAAGLLYLPSLMSTAGQSLWGGSQNSTKVSYEYSSYGTAP; encoded by the coding sequence ATGAAAAAACTTAACAAAAGTATTAAAGGCAAGCTGGGCATGGCATTGGGCGTGGCTGCGGGCGTAGCAGTAGCGCTGGTTCCAGAACTGGCATTCGCGCAGGCAGGTACATCGATTGGTGACGTTGCCATGAATGCGTCCAAGAGCATCAACGGCGTACAAGTAATGATACAAGGTGCCTGCTATATGGCGGGTGTAGCGCTGGCAGGTGGCTCCATGTTCAAATTCAAGGCGCATAAAGACAATCCTCAGCAAACGCCTTTATCCACGCCTATCGTCATGCTGGCTGTGGCTGCAGGCCTGCTGTATCTGCCATCCTTGATGTCTACTGCAGGTCAGTCTCTGTGGGGCGGTTCACAAAATAGCACCAAGGTTTCTTATGAATACAGTAGCTATGGCACTGCTCCTTAA
- a CDS encoding DotG/IcmE/VirB10 family protein: MAEKKTGGMAFLANPKSRMMVIGVAVVLVAGIALAVNGMIKKNSMSKESSEPTSTAALPADANKKAAIDPTKVDAQQSDLRKTANEDAAKRAESNGQTFIATMRPDAAPASVASAGNGIDPSMYAARNADNGYARYASAREPSEQDIRDAEAAQQKKVDEWKRKLTADKAKINEAWEPGSRVFYTAYVGNESVQGEKKEKDVHEQQVGKADAQKKGQVFARAGDIFYGSIDIGMNTDEPSAITAYILSGPFKGGKLLGALAGQTAPYSEKAVIQFTSLNHPKFERSIPVKIFAVDRDTKRAAVADNVDRHLLTKFGLAAIVDFAQGYAEGKSQNNSTVIYGQNGSPTVVTQSELNNKQLIARGAAKTMNRVASTLAPYTNRPNTLEVYSQTEIGLLVAADIVYVEGVNADNSGPAPGAATANGARQAAVANSYAPALPMPPVQPPAMYGQQQMYVPQPAYPQPAYGGQPAVYGQIPVYGQR, encoded by the coding sequence ATGGCAGAAAAGAAAACAGGCGGAATGGCTTTCCTGGCAAATCCTAAATCCCGCATGATGGTCATTGGTGTTGCCGTTGTCCTGGTCGCCGGTATTGCACTGGCAGTCAATGGCATGATCAAGAAAAATTCCATGAGCAAAGAGTCGAGCGAGCCCACTAGCACCGCAGCCCTGCCAGCCGATGCGAATAAAAAGGCCGCCATCGACCCTACAAAAGTCGATGCTCAGCAATCTGACTTGCGCAAAACTGCCAACGAAGATGCGGCCAAACGGGCAGAGTCAAACGGGCAGACCTTTATTGCAACGATGCGTCCGGACGCCGCGCCGGCATCTGTTGCCAGTGCCGGCAATGGCATAGACCCAAGCATGTACGCGGCCCGCAATGCCGACAATGGCTATGCCCGGTACGCAAGTGCACGCGAACCCAGCGAGCAGGATATCCGTGATGCAGAAGCCGCCCAGCAGAAAAAAGTTGATGAATGGAAACGCAAGCTGACTGCCGATAAAGCCAAGATCAACGAGGCATGGGAGCCCGGGTCCAGGGTTTTCTACACGGCCTATGTAGGCAACGAGAGTGTCCAGGGTGAGAAAAAAGAAAAAGATGTCCATGAACAGCAAGTTGGCAAGGCTGATGCACAAAAGAAAGGCCAGGTCTTTGCCAGGGCCGGTGATATTTTCTATGGCAGCATCGATATAGGCATGAATACCGATGAACCTAGTGCCATTACTGCCTACATTCTGAGCGGCCCATTCAAGGGCGGCAAACTGCTTGGCGCCTTGGCAGGGCAGACCGCGCCTTACTCAGAAAAAGCCGTGATTCAATTTACTTCTCTGAATCATCCCAAGTTTGAACGCTCCATCCCCGTCAAAATTTTTGCTGTTGACCGGGATACAAAGCGCGCAGCGGTTGCCGATAATGTGGACAGGCATTTGCTGACCAAATTCGGGCTGGCTGCCATTGTTGATTTTGCCCAGGGGTATGCCGAGGGCAAGTCGCAAAATAATTCGACGGTTATTTATGGCCAGAATGGTTCACCTACGGTGGTGACACAGTCAGAGCTTAACAACAAGCAATTGATCGCCCGTGGTGCCGCAAAAACCATGAACCGTGTAGCCAGCACGCTGGCACCGTACACCAACAGGCCAAATACCCTGGAAGTATATTCACAAACCGAAATAGGCCTGCTGGTCGCGGCTGACATCGTCTATGTCGAAGGTGTCAATGCTGACAATAGCGGGCCTGCACCAGGCGCTGCTACTGCAAATGGTGCAAGGCAGGCCGCAGTTGCGAATTCCTATGCACCAGCGCTTCCTATGCCACCTGTCCAGCCGCCAGCCATGTATGGTCAGCAGCAAATGTATGTGCCGCAGCCTGCCTATCCTCAGCCAGCCTATGGTGGTCAGCCCGCAGTGTATGGGCAAATCCCTGTGTATGGTCAACGCTAG
- a CDS encoding DotH/IcmK family type IV secretion protein translates to MNKNRNIRLACALFMGLLGTAALARQAGAEAPPAKSQTKPGEMALPSALPPAPAESMQQASPASAARLTASELNARYSDPAMLPSPDGYAKPRTKLKMPQLRDPKEQAFDELLDETVTFSRDEINRYYDRIDDFKRSVRTPDGQMHRAVISSVIVNLQPGSVIPVMRLNVNENSSLLFTDSTGNPWPVVKFAAPSKSMFAVEFHPNNNPHEIALEPIKDYAYGNLKVFLAGMSTPVFVRLVTGQKETDVRLDARMPVRGPNAAALIEKQMPPEASSSMFSMLNGVVPEKAQELRVEGADARAWMLDGKMYLRLTNKTSVRSPSWTGTMSSIDGTNVYELPARTPVIYAAQEGKSVELRVSGF, encoded by the coding sequence ATGAATAAGAATAGAAATATCCGGCTTGCCTGCGCACTCTTCATGGGGTTGCTTGGTACTGCCGCTTTGGCCAGACAGGCTGGTGCCGAGGCTCCGCCTGCCAAGTCACAAACCAAACCCGGTGAAATGGCCCTGCCCAGTGCCTTGCCACCCGCACCTGCAGAGTCAATGCAGCAGGCCAGCCCTGCCAGCGCAGCGAGATTGACAGCATCTGAACTGAATGCCAGATATAGCGACCCTGCCATGCTGCCGTCACCAGATGGTTATGCGAAACCACGCACCAAGCTCAAGATGCCGCAGTTACGCGATCCCAAAGAGCAGGCCTTTGATGAGTTGCTCGATGAAACCGTGACTTTCAGCCGTGATGAAATCAATCGCTATTACGACCGCATTGATGATTTCAAGCGTTCGGTGCGCACACCTGACGGGCAGATGCACAGGGCGGTGATTTCTTCGGTGATTGTGAACTTGCAGCCTGGCTCGGTGATCCCGGTGATGCGCCTGAACGTCAATGAAAACTCGTCCTTGCTGTTCACGGATTCAACGGGCAATCCCTGGCCTGTGGTCAAATTTGCGGCTCCTTCCAAGAGCATGTTTGCGGTGGAATTTCATCCGAATAATAATCCGCATGAAATTGCCCTGGAACCTATCAAGGATTATGCCTACGGCAATTTGAAAGTTTTCCTGGCGGGCATGAGCACACCAGTCTTTGTGCGCCTGGTCACCGGTCAAAAAGAAACTGATGTGCGTCTGGACGCGAGGATGCCTGTACGCGGACCGAATGCCGCTGCCCTGATAGAAAAGCAAATGCCGCCTGAGGCTTCTTCTTCGATGTTCTCCATGCTCAATGGCGTGGTACCAGAAAAAGCACAGGAACTCAGGGTTGAGGGGGCAGATGCCAGGGCCTGGATGCTGGATGGAAAAATGTATTTGCGCCTGACCAACAAGACTTCAGTGCGCTCACCATCATGGACAGGAACCATGTCCTCGATTGATGGTACCAATGTTTATGAGCTTCCTGCGCGCACGCCGGTGATCTATGCAGCGCAAGAAGGTAAGAGTGTTGAATTACGCGTGTCGGGGTTTTAA